A single window of Senegalia massiliensis DNA harbors:
- a CDS encoding helix-turn-helix domain-containing protein, which translates to MAFSYNNLWKLLEKKDMTKEDLKKATGMSSATIAKLSKNENINMKSLEKICEVLECNIEDIIEYIRVDERSLKYD; encoded by the coding sequence ATGGCTTTTTCATATAATAACTTATGGAAACTACTAGAAAAGAAGGATATGACAAAAGAAGATTTAAAAAAAGCTACTGGAATGTCTAGCGCAACAATAGCAAAACTAAGTAAAAATGAAAATATAAACATGAAGAGTTTAGAAAAGATTTGTGAAGTTCTGGAATGTAATATTGAAGATATAATTGAGTATATAAGGGTAGATGAGAGGAGCTTAAAATATGATTAA
- a CDS encoding helix-turn-helix domain-containing protein, with amino-acid sequence MNFGSILKFFRSLRGYTQAKLGAKVGLNDVRIRQYESGARTPREDLQKELAESLDIKDLYLETGGFPESLEEAMYSLFKLDTTYPLKIEEVDIEYTGKKGNTYTKTEYVMHFQDAAAASMTSFLTAWKKMRDAYDNEEITLEEYQDWKANFPGSTSNNYKPTIMNKEKNYKYHFEEKYKLYHYI; translated from the coding sequence ATGAATTTTGGATCAATATTAAAGTTTTTTAGAAGTTTAAGAGGATATACCCAGGCAAAGCTAGGAGCTAAAGTAGGATTAAATGATGTCAGAATTAGACAATATGAAAGTGGAGCGAGAACTCCAAGAGAAGATTTACAAAAAGAATTAGCAGAGTCTTTAGATATAAAAGATTTATACTTAGAAACAGGGGGATTTCCTGAAAGTTTAGAAGAAGCTATGTATAGCTTATTTAAACTAGATACTACTTATCCATTAAAGATAGAAGAAGTTGATATTGAATATACTGGCAAAAAGGGAAACACCTATACTAAAACTGAATATGTAATGCATTTTCAAGATGCAGCTGCTGCATCTATGACAAGCTTTTTAACTGCTTGGAAGAAAATGAGAGATGCTTATGATAATGAAGAAATTACTTTAGAAGAATACCAAGATTGGAAAGCCAATTTTCCTGGAAGTACATCTAATAACTACAAACCTACTATAATGAATAAGGAGAAAAATTATAAATATCACTTTGAAGAGAAATATAAGTTATACCATTATATTTAA